The Peribacillus sp. FSL P2-0133 genome has a segment encoding these proteins:
- a CDS encoding aspartate aminotransferase family protein, whose translation MILHDKKTLSEKTNKSADLFEKACDVIPGGVTAHIKYFPPHPLMMEKGKGSKLYDVDGNEYIDYLLCYGALILGHGHQQVFDAVTKQMLESGTTIFGTPHKMETTMAEKLVELYPGIEMVRYTNSGLEATLLAIRTAVAYTGKPKLAKFEGHYHGGYDQVLVSVNPDMDQAGNATAPKAVGESRGLPDYYIENTVILPFNDLESTEKILRAHAHELAGVILEPIQGGFIPAEQEFMEGLRRITEELNIVLIFDEVKTGFRISIGGAQKVYGIKPDITTLGKVLGGGFPVGAIGGKKEIMMITSARGGRDILTAGADNADKQNPLYHSGTYNGHPTILAAGLATIDLLEQEGTMEDLFTKTQSLRKELENVYKKHGLNMQTVGMGSIFNIILAEGQIKNYRDMSRANTKLRKEIDYELLKLGIYTKPLNRYSMSVVHTEEDILRTVEAHDEAIGRILK comes from the coding sequence ATGATACTACACGACAAAAAAACATTATCAGAAAAAACAAATAAATCAGCTGATTTATTTGAAAAAGCTTGTGACGTGATTCCAGGCGGTGTCACAGCACATATTAAATACTTTCCGCCACATCCATTAATGATGGAAAAAGGAAAAGGCAGTAAGTTATATGATGTAGATGGCAATGAATATATCGATTATTTATTATGTTATGGAGCTCTTATATTAGGTCATGGTCATCAACAAGTATTTGATGCTGTGACAAAACAAATGTTAGAGTCTGGAACTACCATATTCGGTACGCCTCACAAGATGGAAACAACAATGGCGGAAAAATTAGTAGAGTTATATCCTGGTATTGAAATGGTTCGTTATACGAATTCAGGCTTGGAAGCTACACTTCTTGCAATTCGCACGGCGGTGGCGTATACCGGAAAACCGAAATTGGCAAAGTTTGAAGGACATTACCATGGAGGATATGATCAAGTATTAGTGAGTGTTAACCCTGATATGGATCAAGCAGGTAACGCAACAGCTCCTAAAGCGGTAGGAGAATCAAGAGGACTACCAGATTACTATATTGAAAATACCGTCATTCTTCCATTCAATGATTTAGAATCTACCGAGAAGATTTTACGTGCCCATGCACATGAATTAGCAGGTGTTATTTTAGAGCCAATTCAAGGAGGGTTCATACCTGCTGAACAAGAATTCATGGAAGGACTTCGTAGAATAACAGAAGAACTTAATATAGTGCTTATTTTCGATGAAGTAAAAACAGGATTCAGGATATCGATTGGGGGAGCTCAAAAAGTATATGGCATTAAACCGGATATCACTACATTAGGAAAAGTTCTGGGCGGCGGATTCCCAGTAGGGGCCATTGGAGGTAAAAAAGAAATAATGATGATTACCTCTGCTAGAGGCGGACGAGATATTTTAACAGCTGGAGCAGATAATGCAGATAAACAAAATCCGTTATATCATAGTGGAACATACAATGGTCATCCAACCATTTTGGCTGCCGGTTTAGCAACTATTGACTTATTGGAACAAGAAGGAACAATGGAAGATTTGTTTACTAAGACGCAATCTTTACGTAAGGAACTTGAGAATGTGTATAAAAAACATGGCTTAAACATGCAAACAGTCGGTATGGGCAGTATCTTTAACATTATCTTAGCCGAAGGCCAGATTAAAAATTATCGTGATATGAGCAGGGCAAACACGAAATTAAGAAAAGAGATTGACTATGAGTTATTAAAATTAGGTATTTATACAAAGCCGCTTAATCGTTATTCGATGTCTGTCGTACACACGGAGGAAGATATTCTTCGAACTGTGGAAGCGCATGATGAAGCCATTGGACGGATCCTGAAATAA
- a CDS encoding YitT family protein, whose translation MKKFVTLLFSSFCIGVGLNLFIVPIHLINGGIFGISLLIKYVWGIQVGHTMIMINIPIYLLSLLYDKSYFFNAILGLAFTSTVIDWLTPLNGLVHLPIITSAIIGGMTIGIGVGFMLRQHISPGGVDLLALLISKTTATNPGIIIFIIDSLIVIAGIIILNDLKLMYSLLTISCVGICVIFINSFKTITFFIR comes from the coding sequence ATGAAAAAGTTTGTTACTCTGCTTTTTTCAAGTTTTTGCATTGGAGTAGGTCTTAACCTGTTCATTGTCCCCATTCATCTAATAAATGGCGGGATATTTGGAATAAGTTTGTTAATCAAATATGTTTGGGGAATCCAGGTTGGACATACCATGATCATGATCAACATTCCCATATACCTTCTATCTCTTCTATACGATAAGTCTTATTTCTTCAATGCCATCCTTGGGTTAGCTTTTACTTCGACCGTTATTGATTGGCTAACACCACTAAACGGTTTGGTTCATCTACCGATCATAACGAGTGCCATTATCGGTGGAATGACGATTGGGATTGGTGTTGGTTTTATGCTGAGACAGCATATTAGCCCCGGTGGAGTGGATTTACTAGCACTATTAATCTCTAAAACCACAGCTACTAATCCTGGAATTATTATTTTTATTATTGATTCACTCATAGTAATTGCGGGAATTATCATATTGAATGACTTAAAGCTAATGTATTCACTCCTCACGATTTCCTGTGTCGGGATATGCGTCATTTTTATCAATTCTTTTAAGACAATAACCTTTTTTATAAGATAA
- a CDS encoding DHA2 family efflux MFS transporter permease subunit, giving the protein MNHDKTDITKIRTGPMFAVMLAGALVAFLNQTLINIALPQLMNHFEISAATANWLTTIFLLVNGIVIPITAFLMERFNTRQLYLASMGLFALGTFLCGIAPSFSVLLIGRVVQAAGAGILFPLITNVIFTLFPPNRRGFAMGIFGIAMNFAPAVGPTLSGWIIQNYSWRVLFFVIFPFALLDFIFAIFIIKKVGKTSRPKLDKMGVILSTIGFGGVLYGFATGGTKGWNSPEVLTMFLVGGISLVLFVWRQFTVSHPILEFRIFRYRMFTLTTIINIIATMGMFSGMIIMPIYMQNIRGFTPMESGLMLLPGGILMGIMSPITGKLFDRFGARWLAVSGLAITIITTYLLTRLETDTSYSYVVWVYTIRMFGMSILMMPIFTAGLNELALSLNKYGTAMVNTLRMVAGAVGMAFFVSIMTNQGTKHVQEILSHRNISPDNTSQMAMAIKQGSVMGVDDAFMIATGLTIIAFILAFYIRQTSPQEDTITNRLSKKRA; this is encoded by the coding sequence ATGAATCACGACAAAACAGACATCACTAAAATTCGAACGGGTCCCATGTTTGCGGTGATGCTGGCTGGTGCTCTAGTCGCTTTCTTAAATCAGACATTAATTAATATTGCATTGCCTCAATTAATGAATCATTTTGAAATATCAGCTGCAACAGCTAACTGGCTTACTACAATCTTCTTATTGGTCAATGGGATTGTCATCCCTATCACTGCTTTCTTAATGGAACGTTTCAATACAAGACAACTATATCTTGCTTCGATGGGACTCTTCGCTTTAGGAACTTTCCTATGTGGTATTGCCCCCAGCTTCTCCGTCTTATTGATCGGACGTGTGGTTCAAGCTGCTGGGGCAGGGATTTTATTCCCTTTGATTACAAATGTGATTTTCACTTTATTTCCACCTAACAGACGCGGTTTCGCAATGGGTATATTTGGTATCGCAATGAATTTTGCCCCTGCTGTAGGACCGACGTTATCAGGATGGATTATACAAAACTACTCTTGGCGGGTTCTGTTTTTTGTCATTTTCCCATTTGCACTGCTTGACTTCATCTTTGCCATTTTCATCATCAAAAAAGTAGGGAAAACGAGTCGGCCTAAACTCGATAAAATGGGTGTAATATTATCCACTATCGGATTCGGCGGAGTCCTATATGGATTTGCTACAGGCGGTACCAAGGGCTGGAACAGTCCCGAAGTACTGACGATGTTCCTTGTTGGAGGAATCAGTTTAGTTTTATTTGTCTGGAGGCAATTTACTGTATCCCATCCTATTTTGGAATTTAGAATTTTTCGGTATCGGATGTTCACTTTAACGACAATTATCAACATCATCGCAACTATGGGTATGTTCTCTGGAATGATCATCATGCCAATCTATATGCAGAATATCCGTGGGTTTACCCCGATGGAATCCGGTCTAATGCTATTGCCTGGCGGGATATTAATGGGGATCATGTCTCCTATCACAGGTAAGCTGTTTGATCGATTTGGTGCGAGATGGCTTGCGGTGAGTGGACTTGCCATCACTATCATTACAACCTATCTTTTAACGCGGCTTGAAACAGATACGTCCTATTCTTATGTGGTGTGGGTATATACTATTAGAATGTTCGGAATGTCGATACTGATGATGCCTATCTTCACAGCTGGATTAAATGAATTGGCACTTAGCCTAAATAAATATGGAACAGCAATGGTCAATACATTGAGAATGGTAGCAGGTGCTGTTGGCATGGCATTCTTTGTTTCCATCATGACAAACCAGGGGACGAAGCATGTTCAGGAAATCTTATCTCATAGGAACATATCACCAGATAATACATCACAAATGGCCATGGCCATTAAACAAGGTAGCGTAATGGGAGTGGATGATGCATTCATGATTGCAACAGGTTTGACTATAATTGCATTCATACTGGCCTTTTATATACGGCAAACTTCACCGCAAGAAGATACCATTACAAATCGCCTATCAAAAAAAAGAGCTTGA
- a CDS encoding MurR/RpiR family transcriptional regulator produces MSNVYQNIAGQIGEMSKSHVKIATYILENQTTVPFFTVGKLAKMAGVSDATVVRFATSLGYSGYPEMQQYMQNSVKQQLTTTERLKMSQKVYNKESSGVYEVFQDDIANIKSTMEKLDEDAFHEAVKCLLQARRVYVIANRSATSLGVFLEYYLQIVLNNVELLQSLENSSEKLYNLSEEDVVIGVSFARYTKSTIQMFSFAKEKNATTIAITDNLLSPLIPHADIPLTASSQMPSFIDSFVAPLSLINALIMFVGKEKQEDIHERLEVLEDIWSHFDVFQRKKME; encoded by the coding sequence ATGTCAAACGTCTATCAAAACATCGCTGGACAAATAGGGGAAATGAGCAAGTCCCACGTGAAAATAGCTACATATATATTAGAGAATCAAACGACCGTTCCTTTTTTTACAGTTGGAAAATTAGCGAAAATGGCAGGGGTCAGTGATGCCACTGTTGTGCGGTTTGCAACCTCGCTTGGCTATTCAGGCTATCCAGAGATGCAGCAGTATATGCAGAATTCCGTTAAGCAGCAGCTGACAACGACAGAGAGATTAAAGATGTCCCAAAAGGTTTACAATAAAGAGTCTTCAGGGGTATACGAAGTTTTCCAAGATGATATCGCAAACATTAAATCCACTATGGAGAAATTGGATGAAGATGCATTCCATGAAGCAGTGAAATGCTTATTACAAGCGAGAAGAGTATATGTTATCGCAAACCGCAGTGCCACTTCCCTGGGCGTGTTTTTGGAATATTATCTTCAAATTGTTTTAAATAATGTGGAACTTCTGCAGTCATTGGAGAATTCATCGGAAAAGTTATATAATTTAAGCGAAGAAGATGTAGTGATTGGTGTCAGTTTTGCACGATATACGAAAAGTACAATTCAAATGTTTTCTTTTGCAAAGGAAAAAAATGCGACAACAATTGCCATTACTGATAATTTACTCTCACCGCTTATTCCCCATGCGGACATTCCGTTGACAGCATCCAGTCAGATGCCCAGCTTCATTGACTCTTTCGTTGCACCATTAAGCTTGATTAATGCTTTGATCATGTTTGTCGGAAAAGAGAAGCAGGAAGATATACACGAGCGATTAGAAGTTTTGGAAGACATCTGGAGTCATTTTGATGTTTTTCAAAGAAAGAAAATGGAATAG
- the xylB gene encoding xylulokinase, whose translation MKYIIGIDLGTSAVKTVLVNTNGEICAEASKNYPLLHEKTGYSEQNPEEWIHQTASALNELISKSDVRPEHIEGISYSGQMHGLVLLDKNHNLLRHSILWNDTRTTAQCHQLYEMIGEKRLLEITKNQALEGFTLPKLLWVKEHEPEIFDQTAVFMLPKDYLRFKMTGFIHSEYSDAAGTLLLNVSEKKWSEEICQLVGIDISICPSLVESSECVGTINEEFSQKSGIALSTKVFAGGADNACGAIGAGILSSGETLCSIGTSGVVLSYEERNDRDFGGKVHYFNHGKEDAFYTMGVTLSAGHSLSWFRDNFAENESFEELLADINNVPIGSNGLLFTPYLVGERTPHADATIRGSFIGMDASHKKKDFTRAVIEGITFSLNESIEIFRENGKEITSIVSIGGGAKNDSWLQIQADVFNTKIIKLSTEQGPALGAAMLAAYGCGWYNSLEECADLFIASSKTYHPNLENVPVYKQIYALYKEVYSQTKDLSKKLNQFSRK comes from the coding sequence ATGAAATATATTATTGGAATTGATCTAGGAACGAGCGCTGTCAAAACTGTTTTAGTTAATACAAATGGTGAGATCTGTGCAGAAGCTTCTAAAAATTACCCTCTTCTGCATGAAAAAACAGGATATAGTGAACAAAATCCTGAGGAGTGGATTCATCAGACTGCTAGTGCTTTAAATGAGTTAATCTCCAAATCCGATGTAAGACCAGAACATATAGAAGGAATTAGTTATTCTGGACAAATGCACGGTCTAGTACTGTTGGATAAGAATCATAATCTTTTACGTCATTCTATTTTATGGAACGATACAAGGACGACAGCACAATGTCATCAGCTATATGAAATGATTGGAGAAAAGCGTCTTTTAGAAATAACAAAAAATCAAGCTTTGGAAGGGTTTACACTTCCTAAGCTGCTATGGGTTAAAGAGCATGAACCAGAGATATTTGATCAAACAGCTGTATTTATGTTGCCTAAAGACTATTTACGCTTCAAAATGACTGGCTTTATTCATAGTGAATATTCAGATGCTGCCGGTACATTATTGTTGAACGTGAGTGAGAAAAAATGGAGCGAAGAGATTTGTCAATTAGTGGGGATTGATATCAGCATTTGCCCATCGCTAGTGGAATCTAGTGAATGCGTGGGAACAATTAATGAAGAATTCTCTCAAAAATCAGGGATAGCATTATCGACTAAGGTATTCGCGGGTGGAGCTGATAATGCTTGTGGAGCAATTGGAGCTGGCATTCTATCATCAGGAGAAACGTTATGCAGCATCGGAACATCTGGTGTCGTACTTTCTTATGAGGAGCGAAATGATAGAGACTTTGGTGGGAAAGTGCATTATTTCAATCATGGAAAAGAAGATGCTTTTTATACGATGGGAGTTACATTATCTGCTGGCCACAGTTTGAGTTGGTTTAGAGATAATTTTGCTGAAAATGAGTCATTTGAAGAATTACTGGCTGATATAAACAATGTTCCAATTGGCTCAAATGGGCTTTTATTTACTCCATACTTAGTTGGGGAACGAACACCACATGCAGATGCTACTATACGTGGAAGCTTTATAGGAATGGATGCTTCCCATAAAAAGAAGGATTTTACAAGGGCAGTTATTGAAGGAATTACCTTCTCATTAAATGAATCAATTGAAATTTTTCGAGAAAATGGTAAAGAAATTACGTCTATTGTATCAATTGGCGGGGGAGCAAAAAACGATAGTTGGCTTCAGATTCAAGCAGACGTTTTTAACACAAAAATTATAAAGCTATCTACTGAGCAAGGACCGGCGCTAGGGGCAGCTATGTTAGCAGCTTATGGTTGTGGGTGGTACAACTCATTAGAAGAATGCGCAGATTTATTCATTGCTTCTTCAAAAACATATCATCCTAATTTAGAAAATGTTCCAGTGTATAAACAAATTTATGCTCTATATAAAGAGGTATATTCCCAAACAAAAGACTTAAGTAAAAAGCTGAATCAATTTAGCAGAAAGTAA
- a CDS encoding aldose epimerase family protein has translation MKIEEGIFGEINRELVKSYTIMNNQNIKVTCIDFGCTITRIDVPDKEGNIENIVLGFDSAEDYLHYSPYFGAVIGRVAGRVNPPSVDIEGVTYRLPENEGGTHLHGGPDGFHNVVWKSSTSESVDEASVTFTYMSPDGEAGYPGNLEVSVVYTLTNNNELIITYHGISDKNTLLNLTNHTYFNLSGNLKEDILQHELTMKSDKFLELDPSLLPTGNLIDAEHTPFDFRTGKRIIEGAKSTHQQNEIVGNGYDHPFLLNENHQKEICLANPSNGRKMIVETDEPYVVLYTGNMLEDTFRIRGIPCQKHLGLCLETQHPTNAIHNQQLPSILLEKDKEYHSKTRFTFTVD, from the coding sequence ATGAAAATAGAAGAGGGAATTTTCGGTGAAATAAATAGAGAACTGGTAAAGTCTTATACAATCATGAACAATCAAAACATAAAAGTAACCTGTATTGATTTTGGATGTACGATTACTAGAATCGATGTACCAGACAAGGAAGGGAATATAGAAAATATCGTGTTAGGATTTGATTCTGCAGAAGATTATTTACATTATTCCCCTTATTTTGGTGCAGTAATCGGTCGAGTGGCAGGGAGAGTTAATCCACCAAGCGTTGATATAGAAGGGGTTACTTACCGCCTCCCTGAGAATGAAGGGGGAACTCATTTACACGGTGGACCTGATGGATTCCATAACGTGGTCTGGAAATCTTCTACTAGTGAGAGTGTAGATGAGGCTAGTGTGACATTTACTTATATGAGTCCTGATGGAGAAGCTGGTTATCCTGGAAATCTTGAGGTAAGTGTCGTTTATACTCTCACTAATAATAATGAACTTATAATAACCTATCATGGTATTTCAGATAAAAATACGTTATTAAATTTAACCAATCATACTTACTTTAATCTGAGTGGCAATTTAAAAGAAGATATCTTACAGCATGAATTAACTATGAAAAGTGATAAGTTTTTAGAGCTTGATCCGTCCTTACTCCCTACAGGCAATTTAATAGACGCTGAACATACACCTTTTGATTTTAGAACAGGAAAGCGAATTATTGAAGGAGCAAAATCCACACATCAACAAAATGAAATAGTAGGAAATGGGTATGACCATCCATTCTTATTAAATGAAAATCATCAAAAAGAAATTTGTTTAGCTAATCCTTCTAACGGACGGAAAATGATAGTGGAAACAGATGAGCCATATGTTGTTTTATATACGGGAAATATGCTAGAAGATACTTTTCGAATTAGAGGAATTCCTTGTCAAAAACATCTTGGCTTATGTCTTGAAACTCAACATCCGACAAATGCCATTCATAATCAGCAATTACCTTCTATTTTATTAGAAAAAGATAAAGAGTATCATTCTAAAACTCGTTTTACTTTTACCGTCGATTAA
- a CDS encoding amino acid permease: MKKQQNDLEQSLSSRHMSMIAIGGVIGAGLFVGSGAAIHKVGPGILVSYVIAGVLVFLIMKSLGEMATSNPSSGSFSEYARDAIGPWAGTTVGWLYWFQWVVVIAIEAIAGAAIINMWYPGIPLWFLALALTIALTLTNIYSVKSFGEFEYWFAMIKVASIIAFLILGVSYIFGFSGESTVGISNLVQNGGFFPNGVSSVFVGVITVFFSFAGTEVATIAAAESKDPVKSVSKAINSTIWRVLIFYVGSIAVVVTLLPWNSANVLQSPFVAVLENLGIPFAAHLMNFIVLTAVLSCLNAGLYTTSRMLFSLAKKGDAPQYFSKLNNNGVPARAVFAATIFSYIAVVMSYVSPELVFLFLVNSSGAIILLVYLVISISQLRMRNRLERENPDALKVKMWLFPYLTYTTILGISIILISMAFIDSTRSQLYSTLLLTGVIIVLTHFFGKKNISSAEEKSKLSSNLPPLK, translated from the coding sequence ATGAAAAAACAACAGAATGATTTAGAACAATCACTCAGTTCTCGTCACATGTCAATGATTGCTATCGGAGGCGTCATTGGTGCAGGTCTTTTTGTAGGTAGTGGCGCTGCCATACATAAGGTCGGGCCTGGCATCTTGGTTTCTTATGTAATTGCTGGTGTTTTAGTGTTCTTGATTATGAAGAGCCTTGGTGAAATGGCCACTTCCAATCCATCAAGTGGTTCATTTTCAGAATATGCCCGGGACGCAATTGGCCCTTGGGCAGGTACAACAGTTGGGTGGCTTTATTGGTTTCAATGGGTTGTCGTTATTGCCATTGAAGCCATTGCAGGTGCAGCCATCATCAATATGTGGTACCCAGGTATTCCTTTATGGTTTCTTGCTTTGGCCTTGACAATCGCTTTGACTTTAACAAATATCTATTCAGTGAAATCCTTTGGAGAATTTGAATATTGGTTTGCCATGATTAAAGTAGCGAGCATCATCGCCTTTTTGATTTTAGGCGTATCTTATATATTCGGATTTTCAGGAGAATCGACGGTTGGAATATCTAACCTTGTACAAAACGGGGGATTTTTCCCTAATGGTGTAAGTTCCGTCTTCGTGGGAGTCATCACTGTATTTTTCTCTTTTGCCGGTACAGAAGTAGCAACCATTGCAGCAGCTGAATCAAAGGATCCTGTTAAGTCTGTCTCTAAAGCTATTAATAGTACAATTTGGCGTGTTTTGATCTTTTATGTAGGCTCAATAGCCGTAGTTGTGACATTACTTCCTTGGAATTCTGCCAATGTATTACAGAGTCCATTTGTTGCCGTTTTAGAAAACCTAGGCATTCCTTTTGCAGCTCACCTCATGAATTTCATCGTACTAACTGCTGTTTTATCATGTCTAAATGCTGGATTATATACAACATCCCGAATGCTTTTCTCTTTAGCTAAAAAAGGGGATGCCCCTCAATATTTTAGTAAGTTGAATAATAATGGCGTACCTGCCAGAGCTGTTTTTGCAGCTACCATATTTTCTTATATTGCTGTAGTGATGAGTTATGTTTCGCCTGAATTAGTTTTTCTGTTTCTCGTTAATTCATCAGGAGCGATTATATTACTAGTTTATTTGGTTATTTCCATTTCTCAGTTGAGGATGAGAAATAGATTAGAAAGAGAGAATCCTGATGCTCTGAAAGTGAAGATGTGGTTGTTCCCATATTTGACATATACGACGATCCTGGGGATTTCCATCATTTTAATTTCAATGGCTTTTATCGATTCTACAAGAAGCCAACTATATTCAACACTTCTACTAACTGGGGTAATTATTGTGTTGACTCATTTTTTCGGGAAAAAGAACATCAGTAGCGCAGAAGAGAAAAGTAAACTATCCAGTAATTTGCCTCCTTTGAAATAA
- a CDS encoding DinB family protein, with the protein MNHPESVLEMYNYHSWANVVIIDRLNELPQHIYHKEIQSGFSSVSKVLSHIYLTDYAWFDIISGKSMDEAMASSNQLREEVEKKSIEEMKKIFLDLYERNKALLSTEDMEKIIVVDNPYAGLLETTISESVLHVVTHGSYHRGNIATMLRQMGHTSVMQDFGLYLYSK; encoded by the coding sequence ATGAATCATCCCGAGTCAGTATTAGAAATGTATAACTATCACTCGTGGGCAAATGTGGTCATCATCGATCGGTTAAATGAACTTCCACAGCACATTTATCATAAGGAAATTCAGAGTGGTTTTTCGTCGGTATCAAAAGTGTTGTCTCACATTTATCTCACAGATTATGCGTGGTTTGACATTATCTCAGGTAAAAGTATGGATGAAGCAATGGCATCTTCCAATCAATTAAGAGAAGAAGTGGAAAAGAAAAGTATTGAGGAAATGAAAAAAATATTTTTAGACTTATACGAAAGAAACAAAGCACTTCTGAGTACAGAGGATATGGAAAAGATAATTGTCGTGGATAACCCATATGCTGGGTTGCTTGAAACTACCATTTCCGAATCGGTATTACACGTTGTCACACACGGATCATATCATCGTGGCAATATTGCTACCATGTTGCGGCAAATGGGGCACACTTCAGTTATGCAAGATTTTGGCCTTTACCTTTATTCAAAATAA
- the xylE gene encoding D-xylose transporter XylE codes for MKQKRNSLYIFSITLVAAIGGLLFGYDTAVISGAEKSLKVYFIDSLGLGSLAHGVTVSSALIGCIIGGLISSYFGSRLGRKKSLILAAILFIVSALGAAYPEFLFFTKGEPTLSLLLAFNFYRIIGGIGVGLASAICPIYIGEIAPADIRGRLVSFNQFMIIFGMLVVYFVNWGIANGETLEWINDVGWRYMFASGAIPALLFAVLLFLVPETPRYLAIQNQDQKALAILTKINGSSEAKAILSDIKQTIAINISSEKLFTYGKLVIIVGVLLSVFQQFVGINVALYYAPRIFESMGAAKDSSMLQTIIMGLVNVIFTVIAILTVDRWGRKPLLIVGSIGMAIGMFGVASMAFSNIIGVGTLVFIIIYTASFMMSWGPICWVLISEIFPNKIRGRAVAIAVAAQWAANYFISSTYPMMMEYSGGLTYGFYGLMSVISALFVWKMVPETKGKTLEQLENIWRRDVKNSEDSQII; via the coding sequence ATGAAGCAAAAACGAAACTCATTATATATCTTTTCTATTACCTTAGTGGCCGCAATTGGAGGGTTACTATTTGGATATGATACAGCTGTAATATCTGGAGCAGAAAAATCATTAAAGGTTTATTTTATCGATAGCTTAGGGTTAGGCTCTTTGGCACATGGCGTCACCGTATCAAGTGCTTTAATAGGATGTATTATCGGGGGATTAATATCCAGCTATTTTGGATCAAGACTAGGACGTAAAAAATCACTTATACTTGCAGCAATTCTTTTTATAGTATCAGCATTAGGTGCTGCTTATCCTGAATTTTTATTTTTTACAAAAGGTGAACCAACACTTTCTTTATTACTAGCTTTTAACTTTTATCGAATTATAGGGGGAATTGGTGTTGGATTAGCGTCAGCTATTTGTCCAATCTATATAGGAGAAATTGCTCCGGCAGACATTCGCGGCAGATTGGTATCATTTAATCAGTTTATGATTATTTTTGGTATGTTAGTCGTTTACTTTGTAAACTGGGGTATTGCAAATGGTGAAACGTTAGAATGGATAAATGATGTAGGATGGAGATACATGTTTGCTTCAGGAGCTATACCAGCTTTACTCTTTGCTGTACTTTTATTTTTAGTTCCTGAAACACCTCGCTATTTGGCAATACAGAATCAAGATCAAAAAGCTTTAGCTATACTTACAAAAATTAATGGATCTTCAGAAGCGAAAGCGATTCTGAGTGATATTAAACAAACGATTGCTATCAATATTTCTTCTGAAAAATTATTCACTTATGGAAAATTGGTTATTATTGTAGGTGTACTGCTTTCTGTATTTCAACAATTTGTAGGTATAAATGTAGCCTTATACTACGCTCCGCGGATCTTTGAAAGCATGGGAGCAGCTAAAGATTCTTCTATGCTGCAAACCATTATTATGGGATTAGTAAATGTTATCTTTACAGTCATCGCGATTTTAACAGTTGATCGATGGGGAAGAAAGCCTTTATTAATAGTAGGTTCTATAGGAATGGCAATTGGAATGTTTGGTGTAGCAAGCATGGCTTTTTCTAATATTATTGGAGTAGGGACGCTTGTATTTATCATTATTTATACAGCTTCATTTATGATGTCGTGGGGTCCAATCTGCTGGGTGCTAATTTCAGAGATTTTCCCTAATAAAATTCGAGGTCGGGCGGTAGCTATTGCTGTAGCTGCACAATGGGCGGCTAACTATTTTATTTCTTCTACATATCCTATGATGATGGAATATAGTGGGGGACTAACATACGGTTTCTATGGTTTAATGAGCGTGATTTCTGCCTTATTTGTTTGGAAAATGGTTCCTGAGACCAAAGGCAAGACTCTTGAACAGCTGGAGAATATATGGAGAAGAGATGTCAAAAATTCAGAAGATAGTCAAATTATTTAA